A region from the Linepithema humile isolate Giens D197 chromosome 1, Lhum_UNIL_v1.0, whole genome shotgun sequence genome encodes:
- the LOC105674599 gene encoding DDRGK domain-containing protein 1 — translation MDVTLLIFAASVIIVLIIICTAFLQRRFSTQKNQTNTQDAIAHVRPIRRATGVRNVRHRMQGNAHQFHEENNREIDESNEDMDDKVELPDHKIGTKKRAKLAAKAEKKLQREAAERDREERKKREELLQKEKDKQTEREHAEQLRAEEAEKKVREEKEKREYEEYLKMKEAFNIEEEGYEQENKEYEEDLLQKFLAYIKENKVLVLEDLAAHFGLKTASVIERIQELKADGNLTGVIDDRGKFIYISEDELYTIATFVQQRGRISITELAENSNNLINLTPLKSCTVSVS, via the exons ATGGATGTCACTTTGTTGATATTTGCCGCCTCAgtgattattgtattaattatcatatgtACTGCATTTTTACAACGCCGATTCA gtACCCAGAAAAACCAAACTAATACTCAAGATGCAATAGCACATGTTCGACCAATAAGAAGAGCAACTGGTGTTAGAAATGTTAGACATCGTATGCAGGGAAATGCTCATCAATTCCATGAGGAAAATAACAGAGAAATAGATGAAAGTAACGAAGATATGGATGATAAAGTTGAATTACCAGATCATAAAATAGGAACGAAAAAACGAGCAAAGCTAGCGGCTAAAGCAGAGAAGAAGCTCCAGAGAGAAGCTGCAGAACGAGATAGAGAAGAACGTAAAAAACGAGAAGAGcttttacaaaaagaaaaggataAGCAGACCGAGAGAGAACATGCGGAGCAATTGCGTGCAGAAGAAGCTGAGAAAAAAGTCagagaagaaaaggaaaagagagagtacgaagaatatttaaagatgAAAGAAGCTTTTAACATTGAAGAAGAAGGTTATGAGCAGGAAAACAAAGAATACGAAGaggatttattacaaaaatttcttgcatatataaaggaaaataaagTGTTGGTTTTAGAAGACCTAGCTGCACATTTTGGTTTGAAGACAGCTAGCGTAATAGAAAGAATTCAAGAATTAAAAGCCGATGGTAATTTAACCGGAGTAATTGATGATAgaggtaaatttatttacatctcAGAAGATGAACTTTATACTATTGCTACATTTGTACAACAACGTGGTAGAATAAGTATCACAGAATTAGCTGAAAATTCgaataacttaattaatttgacacCTCTGAAAAGCTGTACTGTTTCAGTTAGTTAG
- the LOC105674598 gene encoding proteasome activator complex subunit 4B-like, which yields MVDKCNRDTEDNPMMSSSSSSSSSSFRTDLGFRPQKELVYNKLLPYADEFDVEARKWLAEIKGNLGYAVMLREIKGCTCWLSGLDTYIELCGMKFSKEDHITFVKLVYELFTIPNLEVDFITGIARTLINLLNKKELISPDELELPWRPLYELLQPLRKNSAGIYRPPSFFANLLYCVIRCVKTYFPLNATQEILDELRPLLCPFDESAACESTLLLECFLPLQLPPKHHSMGYQLWFDEFMTMWKVCHNAPQWEDSIMWLMAKLATHNIGYIDWEPHFPLMFTRFIRCLNLPVTYKQMSNHNKIHKLKVMPMAMWIVAILGNGSSAQMYLEKFLKTIETYLYPANYGRWTVKLRDFLARLPYYFIQRLHKERYAKPTWETPIPDNYKLTDSDVDSFVKGILPTAMTAMYSKFAINEACQALQFLATMRPSLVIPNILERMYSTFDSLTEPHKLTASMISMAVVARPLVQGSRNINEDYTYPEGPAHVLPLLFSSLPGIDPNDNGKCFATFRFISVFVTLIPVVDSSRSTAVMTEDERMICEATSRFEDFVLQFLDRVFIFIDSSSLENVRLESGGDNWKSQLEKVAETALAGVCTTLLMNTSDAIFESALHKLRTFITERILETKVAGQLAAVVCKSFTRFRGRNTLRALVPVLAQTILPLTEGDDVLKEENLDHRLLHAMLILSAICDTPGSNLIPHLDTLLKILDRVLLLKSTDGNKLACRLLKSVLSSLSLTTPYQYKFDNKDNNDPDYPYIRDWGKNVDIDNLRIHWYIPGEEEIAAIQRIFSRYLIVQIDKLKGYCEDSNTLTREELFASLNIVCNILKGSEHVLPTWEEEPLKLIDSSIRYNISIMPLNEVKKHATMPDGSNVRYYLVGIMSQVQRAMLENAEDNTKSFFALIQIWNSLLLGKTQPREVYEARRKNFQVAKRMFEDKLLKNKGRVGPIILERCDTQYVLRQVLQSNVLTETHKRIILELFTLAVSRYADVRSKAQSGLFSVFKFFPFSHKLIIPHVIDILAKDTEKHHDAYKGVLYLLLGSESSVITKVDLNILRSLWPAIVLSKPSEKLSVIRLKEEIVLAVNKHFYTSMIKFEMPDSCLTAARALWKHFPQPSLPQPDENEMQKGVQNLRKMNESNLTAYTGLQDELLRCILEESLHWRHKLMAMGFIRDLVHPDQAYSAQVVRYFLQTLIHDSLEERKIAIRVVIFMLKQQKRKHPKVTVDIRSLCKQSSTSNEEELSRNVTPGLRTDNRWLQYNYETRPLTAEQWDEPRYAHKPYVGYYAWPKILKVHAPSSQQLCLDPEARELTDCEKEVYHFFDNPHNIDKLISYFSLEEKKGKDKFNANRCFLFKRLFRNHGIVHLKHFLPHLQRLVMDKHESSQRCVAEIMAGIIKGAKHWPFQMTCDMWQALLPIIRTAIVNLTEETVMDWGICFATAQQCRDPNRHHWLLECLMEEPPLKDLESSFVECGRLYVLQSALNQQRWRVTELLQRLLVRLEDRLLTNPFQNLRERLGSMLVTVFDLDLKFPHNSDALIPRMQTLIDKIVPRLEQLVEDDNVAKMNNLNKEESLSEKVANVSFDRLPEVPMSEAEEQEVPRRLLKTVCKWIISSASCSQYAAVSEFYQIFPIICQLQNTEGDEELNKMCLHTLAVLAHAFTLPEVMSVALAAIKTMSEHSSWSARSTCLEYLQVLVFHNMGIILSNLSWIECVKSIVLRLLEDDRLEVREKASQVLGGLLHCTFIVDQEKLLEELKSKSRTRLHKRVTPTDGDALRNANIDAIRMRHAAVLGLCAFIRAHPYDVPKYVPPIFEHLSLHMNDPQPIPMTIRKTLSDFKRTHYDGWIDHKQHFTEEQLGVLQDLTVPPTHYA from the exons ATGGTTGATAAGTGCAATCGTGACACAGAGGACAATCCGATGatgtcgtcgtcctcgtcgtcgtcgtcgtcgtcgttcaGGACGGACCTGGGTTTTCGACCGCAAAAGGAGTTGGTGTACAATAAACTGTTGCCCTATGCGGACGAGTTTGATGTGGAAGCACGTAAGTGGCTTGCCGAGATCAAAGGTAATCTAGGATATGCTGTTATGCTTCGTGAAATCAAAGGATGCACTTGTTGGTTGAGCGGATTAGATAC ATATATAGAGCTATGTGGAATGAAATTTAGCAAAGAGGATCATATAACGTTCGTGAAATTAGTATATGAGCTTTTCACTATACCAAATTTAGAAGTAGACTTTATAACCGGCATCGCCAGAACATTGATTAACTTACTAAA taaaaaagaattaattagtCCAGATGAATTGGAACTTCCATGGAGACCTTTATACGAGTTACTGCAGCCTCTAAGGAAAAACTCAGCAGGAATATATCGTCCACCTTCAttctttgcaaatttattatattgtgtaaTTCGTTGCGTGAAGACTTATTTCCCT TTGAACGCCACGCAAGAAATATTAGATGAGCTACGTCCATTACTCTGTCCTTTTGATGAATCGGCAGCGTGTGAAAGCACTCTGCTTTTAGAGTGTTTCTTACCATTGCAACTACCTCCTAAGCATCATTCCATGGGATATCAGCTCTGGTTTGATGAATTTATGACTATGTGGAAAGTATGCCACAATGCGCCACAATGGGAAGACAGTATAATGTGGTTAATGGCAAAATTAGCGACTCACAATATTGGATATATCGACTGGGAACCACATTTTCCATTAATGTTTACTAGATTTATACGGTGTTTGAACTTACCTGTAACATATAAGCAAATGTCTAATCACAACAAGATTCACAAGCTAAAAGTGATGCCAATGGCTATGTGGATAGTAGCAATTTTG ggAAATGGCTCAAGTGCACAGATGTATttggaaaagtttttaaaaactatagaGACATATCTTTATCCAGCAAATTATGGACGATGGACAGTGAAATTAAGAGATTTTCTTGCCAGACTTCCATATTACTTCATCCAACGTTTACACAA AGAAAGATACGCCAAGCCAACGTGGGAAACTCCAATTCCTGACAATTACAAGTTAACTGATAGTGATGTCGATTCTTTCGTTAAGGGTATACTGCCGACAGCTATGACAGCAATGTACAGTAAATTTGCTATAAACGAGGCCTGCCAAGCTCTACAATTCCTTGCAACTATGAGACCAAGTTTAGTAATACCGAATATATTGGAACGAATGTACTCGACATTCGATTCATTGACCGAACCGCATAAACTTACGGCCTCCATGATTTCCATGGCGGTTGTTGCCAGACCACTGGTACAAGGCTCTAGGAATATAAATGAAGATTACACGTATCCAGAAGGGCCAGCGCACGTATTGCCGTTGCTGTTCTCCTCGTTACCTGGAATCGATCCGAACGACAATGGAAAATGTTTCGCTACATTTCGTTTTATTTCCGTCTTCGTCACGTTGATTCCTGTTGTGGATTCCTCTAGGTCGACCGCAGTTATGACCGAAGATGAGAGGATGATCTGCGAGGCGACTTCACGTTTCGAGGACTTTGTATTGCAGTTCCTAGACAGAGTGTTCATATTTATAGACTCCAGTTCGTTGGAAAACGTGCGGCTCGAGAGTGGTGGCGACAACTGGAAAAGTCAGCTGGAGAAGGTCGCGGAAACGGCGCTTGCTGGCGTATGCACGACTCTCCTGATGAATACCAGCGACGCGATTTTCGAGAGCGCTCTACACAAGTTGCGCACATTTATAACGGAACGAATTCTCGAGACCAAAGTCGCCGGTCAATTGGCAGCAGTAGTTTGCAAGAGCTTCACTCGCTTCAGAGGACGCAATACTCTACGCGCGTTGGTGCCTGTGTTGGCGCAGACCATTTTACCGCTGACCGAGGGAGACGACGTGCTGAAGGAGGAGAATTTGGATCATCGGCTTCTGCACGCTATGCTCATATTGTCCGCGATCTGCGACACACCGGGCAGTAACTTGATACCGCATTTGGATACGCTGCTCAAGATTCTCGATCGTGTTTTGCTGTTGAAATCGACCGACGGGAATAAACTAGCCTGTCGCTTGTTGAAATCTGTTCTCTCATCATTGTCGCTCACCACTCCGTACCAGTACAAGTTCGACAACAAAGACAACAATGATCCTGACTATCCTTACATCAGAGACTGGGGTAAAAACGTGGATATCGATAACTTGCGCATCCATTGGTACATTCCTGGTGAAGAAGAGATCGCTGCTATACAACGAATATTCTCGAGATATTTAATCGTCCAGATTGATAAGCTTAAAGGATATTGCGAAGATTCGAACACGTTAACTAG GGAGGAGCTGTTTGCCAGTCTGAATATCGTATGCAACATTCTTAAAGGCTCGGAGCACGTTTTACCAACATGGGAAGAAGAACCGCTCAAGTTAATTGATTCTTCcataagatataatatatctattatgCCTCTAAATGAAGTAAAGAAACACGCTACGATGCCCGACGGTAGCAATGTTAGATATTATCTTGTTGGGATTATGAGCCAAGTTCAGCGGGCGATGCTTGAGAACGCGGAGGACAATACAAAGAGTTTCTTCGCATTAATACAG ATTTGGAACAGTCTGTTACTGGGAAAAACCCAACCGCGCGAAGTGTACGAAGCCCGacgcaaaaattttcaagtcgCCAAGAGAATGTTTGAGGATAAATTGCTGAAAAACAAAGGCCGAGTGGGTCCGATAATATTGGAGCGTTGTGATACGCAATACGTTCTTCGACAAGTACTGCAGTCGAACGTATTAACGGAAACGCATAAACGAATAATATTGGAACTGTTCACATTGGCTGTGAGCAGATACGCGGACGTGCGTTCGAAAGCGCAATCCGGCCTTTTCTCCGTCTTTAAGTTCTTTCCGTTTTCTCATAAACTTATAATTCCCCATGTTATTGATATTTTGGCGAAAGACACCGAGAAACATCACGATGCATATAAG gGTGTCCTCTATTTGTTGCTCGGATCGGAAAGCTCCGTTATTACGAAAGTAGATTTGAATATACTGAGATCATTGTGGCCGGCCATCGTGCTTTCCAAGCCATCCGAGAAGCTGTCGGTGATCCGTCTTAAGGAGGAGATTGTACTTGCTGTAAACAAACACTTCTACACGAGTATGATCAAATTTGAAATGCCCGACAGCTGCTTGACAGCCGCACGCGCGTTGTGGAAACACTTTCCGCAACCGAGTTTGCCGCAACCCGATGAAAATGAGATGCAGAAAGGTGTGCAGAACTTGAGGAAAATGAACGAATCTAATCTGACGGCGTATACCGGATTGCAGGATGAATTGCTACGTTGTATACTCGAGGAATCACTGCACTGGCGACACAAACTAATGGCGATGGGCTTTATACGAGATTTAGTTCATCCGGATCAAGCCTACTCCGCGCAAGTAGTGCGTTACTTTCTGCAAACACTCATACACGATTCCTTGGAGGAAAGAAAGATCGCTATTAGGGTGGTGATATTTATGTTGAAGCAACAGAAGCGAAAACATCCGAAG GTAACAGTTGATATACGCAGCCTATGCAAGCAGAGCAGCACTTCAAATGAGGAGGAGCTATCGCGAAATGTTACACCGGGGCTAAGAACTGACAATAGGTGGCTTCAATACAATTATGAGACCCGTCCGTTGACCGCCGAACAATGGGACGAGCCCAGATACGCTCATAAACCATACGTAGGTTATTACGCGTGGccgaaaattttgaaagtacatGCTCCTTCGTCTCAACAACTTTGCCTCGATCCGGAAGCACGCGAGCTGACGGACTGCGAGAAGGAGGTCTATCACTTTTTCGACAATCCGCACAACATCGACAAGCTTATCAGTTATTTCAGTCTGGAGGAAAAGAAGGGCAAGGACAAGTTTAACGCAAACAGATGTTTCCTGTTCAAGAGACTGTTTCGCAATCATGGGATCGTTcatttgaaacattttctgCCGCATTTGCAGCGGCTAGTGATGGACAAACACGAAAGCAGTCAACGATGCGTTGCGGAGATCATGGCTGGAATTATCAAAGGCGCCAAGCACTGGCCGTTTCAAATGACGTGCGACATGTGGCAGGCGTTATTGCCGATCATAAGAACTGCGATCGTAAATTTGACGGAGGAGACTGTCATGGATTGGGGAATATGCTTCGCAACGGCACAGCAATGCAGAGATCCAAATCGGCATCACTGGTTGCTAGAGTGTCTGATGGAAGAACCGCCTCTGAAGGATTTGGAATCTTCGTTCGTGGAATGCGGTCGTCTGTATGTGCTGCAAAGTGCTCTGAACCAACAAAGGTGGCGAGTGACTGAATTGTTGCAGCGTTTGCTAGTGCGCTTGGAAGACCGATTGTTAACCAATCCGTTCCAGAACTTACGTGAACGCTTGGGATCCATGTTGGTTACTGTGTTTGATCTAGATCTCAAATTTCCACACAATTCCGACGCTTTAATTCCGCGAATGCAGACTTTGATCGATAAGATTGTGCCAAGATTGGAGCAACTTGTAGAAGATGACAATGTAGCAAAAATGAATAATCTGAATAAGGAAGAGAGTTTGTCGGAGAAAGTGGCTAATGTTTCATTTGACAGATTGCCGGAAGTACCTATGTCTGAAGCAGAAGAGCAGGAAGTGCCTAGAAGATTGTTGAAAACTGTTTGCAAATGGATTATAAGTAGTGCGTCTTGTTCGCAATATGCTGCAGTGTCagaattttatcagatattcCCCATCATATGTCAGTTACAGAATACGGAAGGGGATGAGGAGCTCAATAAGATGTGTTTACACACTCTGGCAGTACTCGCACATGCATTTACACTGCCGGAAGTTATGTCGGTAGCATTAGCCGCGATCAAGACGATGTCCGAACACTCGTCATGGTCAGCAAGATCTACTTGCTTGGAATACCTTCAAGTATTGGTTTTTCACAATATGGGTATAATTCTTAGTAACTTGTCGTGGATCGAATGTGTTAAAAGTATCGTTCTGCGCTTGTTGGAGGACGACCGTTTAGAAGTTAGGGAAAAAGCTAGTCAAGTGCTCGGCGGATTGTTACATTGCACGTTTATCGTCGACCAGGAGAAGCTGTTG GAGGAACTCAAGAGTAAATCAAGGACACGATTGCACAAAAGAGTTACTCCTACCGACGGGGACGCGTTGAGAAACGCCAACATTGACGCGATACGTATGCGTCATGCTGCCGTGCTCGGACTGTGTGCTTTTATTCGTGCTCATCCGTACGATGTGCCCAAATACGTGCCTCCAATATTTGAGCATCTCTCTCTTCACATGAACGATCCACAACCCATACCG ATGACAATAAGGAAGACTCTGAGTGATTTTAAACGAACGCATTATGATGGTTGGATAGATCACAAGCAACACTTTACGGAGGAGCAATTGGGTGTCTTACAAGATTTAACGGTGCCGCCGACGCATTATGCTTGA